The following coding sequences are from one Desulfuromonas sp. TF window:
- the ilvC gene encoding ketol-acid reductoisomerase, whose translation MNVYYDKDADLSIIKKMKVAIVGYGSQGHAHANNLKDSGVDVTVALREGSASAKKAQNSGLTVKNVAEAVAAADLVMILTPDEFQSHLYRDEIEPNLKEGATLAFAHGFSIHYNQVVPRADLDVIMIAPKAPGHTVRSEFVKGGGIPDLIAIFQDASGKAKSVALSYASAIGGGRTGIIETSFKDETETDLFGEQAVLCGGAVELVKAGFETLVEAGYAPEMAYFECLHELKLIVDLMYEGGIANMNYSISNNAEYGEYVTGPRVINEESRKAMRECLTNIQTGDYAKRFILEGQTNYPEMTARRRLNAAHPIEQVGERLRSMMPWIQKIVDKSKN comes from the coding sequence ATGAACGTTTATTACGACAAGGACGCCGACCTGTCCATCATTAAGAAGATGAAAGTGGCCATCGTCGGCTACGGCTCCCAGGGTCATGCCCACGCCAATAATCTCAAGGATTCAGGAGTCGATGTCACCGTAGCCCTGCGCGAAGGCTCCGCCTCGGCCAAAAAGGCACAGAATTCCGGATTGACGGTCAAGAATGTTGCCGAAGCCGTGGCGGCCGCGGATCTGGTGATGATCCTGACCCCCGACGAATTCCAGTCCCATCTTTACCGGGACGAGATCGAGCCGAACCTCAAAGAGGGGGCGACCCTGGCGTTCGCCCACGGGTTCAGTATTCATTACAATCAGGTCGTGCCCCGCGCCGACCTGGATGTCATCATGATTGCTCCCAAGGCCCCCGGTCACACCGTCCGTTCCGAATTCGTGAAGGGTGGCGGCATTCCGGATCTGATCGCGATTTTCCAGGATGCGTCAGGCAAGGCAAAGAGTGTGGCGCTTTCTTATGCCAGCGCCATCGGCGGCGGCCGAACCGGGATTATCGAAACCTCGTTCAAGGACGAGACCGAAACCGATCTCTTCGGCGAACAGGCGGTCCTCTGCGGCGGCGCCGTGGAACTGGTCAAGGCCGGGTTTGAAACCCTTGTCGAAGCCGGCTACGCTCCGGAGATGGCCTATTTCGAGTGCCTGCATGAGCTAAAACTCATCGTCGATCTCATGTACGAGGGCGGGATCGCCAATATGAACTATTCCATCTCCAACAACGCCGAATACGGCGAATACGTCACCGGCCCGAGGGTCATCAATGAGGAGAGCCGTAAGGCGATGCGCGAGTGTCTGACCAACATCCAGACCGGTGATTACGCCAAGCGATTTATCCTCGAAGGGCAGACCAACTATCCTGAGATGACGGCCCGGAGGCGCCTCAATGCCGCCCATCCCATTGAACAGGTCGGTGAGCGTCTGCGCAGCATGATGCCCTGGATTCAGAAAATTGTAGACAAGAGCAAAAACTAA
- a CDS encoding phosphatidylserine decarboxylase family protein: protein MRNQNQPVASEGYPFIALFAFVTLVFALLDWDLPAFVLLCLTLFTVYFFRNPERIIPGEEGAVLSPADGKVIFVGKVMEERYFKEEVDKVSIFMSVFNVHVNRAPCSGKILDMFYNKGEFFNASLDKASLQNEQAGMLIEAEGGQRLLCVQIAGLIARRIVTYPVIGDMLERGMRYGLIRFGSRVDIYFPPGSEIRIGVGDRTVAGESILGSLR, encoded by the coding sequence ATGCGCAATCAGAATCAACCCGTGGCGAGCGAAGGTTATCCCTTTATCGCCCTGTTCGCGTTCGTGACACTGGTCTTCGCTTTGCTGGACTGGGATTTGCCGGCCTTTGTTCTTCTTTGTCTGACCCTGTTCACCGTTTACTTCTTCCGCAACCCAGAACGCATCATCCCCGGTGAAGAAGGAGCAGTTCTCTCCCCCGCCGACGGCAAAGTCATCTTTGTCGGCAAGGTCATGGAGGAGCGCTACTTCAAGGAAGAAGTGGACAAGGTCAGCATATTCATGTCGGTTTTCAACGTTCATGTCAACAGGGCTCCCTGCAGCGGCAAGATTCTGGACATGTTTTACAACAAGGGAGAGTTTTTCAATGCCTCCCTGGACAAGGCCAGTCTACAGAACGAACAGGCGGGTATGTTGATCGAAGCCGAAGGGGGTCAGCGCCTGCTGTGCGTCCAGATCGCCGGCCTTATCGCCCGGCGGATCGTCACCTATCCGGTGATCGGCGACATGCTGGAGCGAGGCATGCGTTACGGGCTGATCCGCTTCGGATCCCGCGTCGACATTTATTTCCCTCCCGGATCGGAAATCCGGATCGGGGTGGGGGATCGTACGGTGGCCGGCGAAAGCATTCTCGGCTCTCTGCGATGA
- a CDS encoding phosphatidylcholine/phosphatidylserine synthase, whose protein sequence is GLPIPAAASMVSTCVLLFHYLGDTGTIKKASILILIYVLAFLMVSNFRYYSFKDPELVKRQPFSFLVLAIFFIIIIVAQPEIALFLLFFVYMASGPLASVVRLVRRPKKAV, encoded by the coding sequence CGGGCTGCCCATTCCGGCGGCCGCCAGCATGGTTTCCACCTGCGTCCTCCTTTTTCATTATCTTGGTGATACCGGCACCATCAAGAAGGCTTCGATTCTGATTCTGATCTATGTGCTCGCCTTTTTAATGGTCAGCAATTTCCGCTACTATTCTTTCAAGGACCCCGAACTGGTCAAGCGCCAGCCCTTCAGCTTCCTGGTGCTTGCCATATTCTTTATCATCATTATCGTGGCTCAGCCGGAGATTGCTCTTTTTCTGCTCTTTTTCGTCTACATGGCCTCCGGTCCCCTGGCCTCTGTAGTGCGGCTGGTCCGGCGTCCGAAAAAGGCCGTCTGA